A genome region from Rhodopseudomonas boonkerdii includes the following:
- a CDS encoding carbohydrate ABC transporter permease — MTTIQTSMPVGKVIPKTSAWDRLRVNRNWLALWFMLPAAAFLLLFLAYPLFLGVWMSFTDDRIGRGGVFVGLENYEWLRDDSIFWLSVFNTLLYTLVASAIKFAVGLYLALLLNRHMPFKALIRAAVLIPFIVPTVLSAIAFWWIYDSQFSIISWSLIKLGIIDSNINFLGDSTWARASVIFANIWRGVPFVAITLLAGLQTVSPSLYEAAVLDGATSWQRFRYITYPLLTPIIAVVMTFSVLFTFTDFQLIWALTRGGPVNATHLMATLSYQRGILSGRLGEGAAIATAMIPFLLAAIAISWFGMQRRKWQQGTDND, encoded by the coding sequence ATGACGACGATCCAGACATCGATGCCGGTGGGGAAGGTGATCCCCAAAACCTCGGCCTGGGACCGGCTGCGGGTCAACCGCAACTGGCTCGCCCTGTGGTTCATGTTGCCGGCCGCTGCGTTTCTGCTGCTGTTTCTCGCTTACCCGCTGTTTCTCGGCGTCTGGATGAGCTTTACCGACGACCGCATCGGTCGCGGCGGCGTCTTTGTCGGCCTCGAAAACTATGAGTGGCTGCGCGACGACTCGATCTTCTGGCTCTCGGTCTTCAACACGCTGCTCTATACGCTCGTGGCGTCGGCCATCAAATTCGCCGTTGGCCTCTATCTCGCGCTGCTGCTCAACCGGCACATGCCGTTCAAGGCGCTGATCCGCGCTGCCGTGCTGATCCCGTTCATCGTGCCGACGGTGCTGTCTGCCATCGCCTTCTGGTGGATCTACGACTCGCAATTCTCGATCATCTCCTGGTCGCTGATCAAGCTCGGCATCATCGACAGCAACATCAATTTCCTCGGCGACAGCACCTGGGCGCGCGCCAGTGTGATCTTCGCCAACATCTGGCGCGGTGTGCCCTTCGTCGCCATCACGCTACTGGCCGGTCTGCAGACCGTGTCGCCCTCGCTCTACGAGGCCGCGGTGCTGGATGGCGCTACCTCGTGGCAGCGCTTTCGCTACATCACCTATCCCTTGCTGACCCCGATCATCGCCGTTGTGATGACCTTCTCGGTACTGTTTACCTTTACCGACTTCCAGCTGATCTGGGCGCTGACTCGCGGAGGTCCCGTCAATGCAACGCATCTGATGGCGACGCTCAGCTATCAGCGCGGCATTTTGTCGGGTCGTCTCGGCGAGGGGGCTGCGATCGCCACCGCCATGATCCCGTTCCTTCTGGCAGCCATCGCTATTTCGTGGTTCGGCATGCAGCGCCGCAAGTGGCAGCAGGGTACTGACAATGACTGA
- a CDS encoding ABC transporter substrate-binding protein, with protein sequence MTGFTPDRRSLLKGGAVTLAAAATMSADQLLGYAKAWAQASQWKPEAGAKINLLRWKRFVEAEDAAFMKMVDAFQKATGVTVTVSNESYDDIQPKASVAANTGQGLDMVWGLYSLPFLFPTKCLDVTDVATYLGNKAGGWAESGKQYGMYNGKWIGLPVAATGGLVNYRVAAAEKAGHKTFPEDLAGFQDLVKGLNKNGTPAGMALGHASGDANGWVHWALWAHGGKMIDKNNKVTINSPETAKSLEYVKSLYDNFIPGTASWNDSSNNKAFLAGQLHLTTNGISVYVTAKKEAPQIAEDMNHAHLPKGIDGKRRELHLGFPVLIFTFSKFPQACKALAAFMMEPDQFNPWVEAAQGYLSPFLLAYEKNPIWTADPKNTPYRDVASTASTPAGEAQMSENAAAAIADFVLVDMYANYCTGREDVKTAMASAERAAKRIFR encoded by the coding sequence ATGACTGGATTTACCCCGGATCGCCGATCTCTGCTCAAAGGCGGCGCGGTCACGCTGGCCGCGGCGGCGACGATGTCGGCCGACCAGTTGCTCGGCTACGCCAAGGCGTGGGCGCAGGCTTCGCAGTGGAAGCCGGAAGCGGGCGCCAAGATCAATCTGCTGCGCTGGAAGCGCTTCGTCGAAGCCGAAGACGCCGCTTTCATGAAGATGGTCGATGCCTTCCAGAAGGCCACCGGCGTCACCGTCACCGTGTCCAACGAATCCTATGACGACATCCAGCCGAAAGCCTCGGTCGCCGCCAATACGGGACAGGGTCTCGACATGGTGTGGGGGCTGTACTCGCTGCCCTTCCTGTTCCCGACCAAATGTCTCGACGTCACCGATGTCGCCACCTATCTCGGCAACAAGGCCGGCGGCTGGGCGGAGTCCGGCAAGCAGTACGGCATGTATAACGGCAAGTGGATCGGCTTGCCCGTCGCGGCCACCGGCGGTCTGGTCAACTACCGCGTCGCCGCGGCCGAGAAGGCCGGCCACAAAACCTTCCCGGAAGATCTCGCCGGGTTCCAGGATCTCGTCAAAGGCCTGAACAAGAACGGCACCCCGGCCGGCATGGCGCTCGGCCACGCCTCGGGCGACGCCAATGGCTGGGTGCATTGGGCGCTCTGGGCCCATGGCGGCAAGATGATCGACAAGAACAACAAGGTGACGATCAACTCGCCGGAAACCGCCAAATCGCTGGAATATGTGAAGTCGCTCTATGACAACTTCATCCCCGGCACGGCGTCGTGGAACGATAGCTCGAACAACAAGGCCTTTCTCGCCGGTCAGCTGCATCTGACCACCAACGGCATCTCGGTCTATGTGACCGCGAAGAAGGAAGCTCCGCAGATTGCCGAGGACATGAACCACGCGCATCTGCCCAAGGGCATCGACGGCAAGCGCCGCGAACTGCATCTCGGTTTCCCTGTGCTGATCTTCACCTTCAGCAAGTTCCCGCAGGCCTGTAAGGCGCTGGCGGCGTTCATGATGGAGCCGGATCAGTTCAATCCGTGGGTGGAAGCGGCCCAGGGCTATCTGTCGCCGTTCCTGCTCGCTTATGAGAAGAACCCGATCTGGACCGCCGATCCGAAGAACACGCCCTATCGCGATGTGGCCTCGACGGCATCGACCCCGGCGGGCGAGGCGCAGATGAGCGAGAACGCGGCAGCCGCGATCGCCGACTTCGTGCTCGTCGACATGTACGCCAATTACTGCACGGGCCGTGAGGACGTGAAGACCGCGATGGCGTCGGCCGAGCGGGCTGCGAAGCGCATCTTCCGCTGA
- a CDS encoding CaiB/BaiF CoA transferase family protein, producing MPALPLSGIKVIDMTRVLAGPIAGQMLGDFGAEVIKIERPGTGDDSRAFGPPYLHDPEGSRRDNSFYLCANRNKKSVTVNVAKPEGQEIIRELVKTADVLLENYKVGDLKRYGLDYDTIKAINPRIVYCSVTGFGQTGPYATRAGYDAILQAMGGLMSVTGHLDGEPGEGPMKVGPSIVDYMTGLNATIGVMSALYHRDAGGGEGQHIDACLFDTVIASLSHWLQPYLISGKVPPRRGTWGNGGMPAGVFRCTDGEIMIVNGNDGQFQRTCEVLGEPDLAKDPRFLKNNDRVQHGREIMAIFAGLFLKQPVAYWLERLEAVGVPSGPINDFDQVFADPHVKSRGMRVSSNHPFESALPLIRNPLMFSGTPVTEYRAPPLLGSNTDEILADIGYDGERIGALRKMGVV from the coding sequence ATGCCGGCTCTGCCGCTCTCGGGCATCAAGGTTATCGATATGACTCGGGTGCTCGCCGGCCCGATCGCCGGTCAGATGCTTGGCGATTTCGGCGCCGAAGTCATCAAGATCGAACGCCCAGGAACCGGCGACGATTCCCGTGCATTCGGCCCTCCTTATCTGCACGACCCGGAAGGGAGCAGGCGAGACAATTCCTTCTATCTCTGCGCCAACCGCAACAAGAAGTCGGTCACGGTCAATGTGGCCAAGCCTGAAGGCCAGGAGATCATTCGCGAGCTCGTCAAGACGGCCGACGTGTTGCTGGAGAACTACAAGGTCGGCGACCTCAAGCGTTATGGCCTCGACTACGACACGATCAAAGCCATCAACCCGCGTATCGTCTACTGCTCGGTGACGGGCTTCGGACAAACCGGTCCCTATGCGACGCGCGCCGGCTATGATGCCATCCTGCAGGCAATGGGCGGTCTCATGAGCGTCACCGGCCACCTCGACGGCGAACCGGGAGAGGGGCCCATGAAGGTCGGTCCCTCGATCGTGGATTACATGACCGGCCTGAACGCCACCATCGGCGTGATGTCGGCGCTCTATCACCGCGACGCCGGCGGCGGCGAGGGACAGCATATCGATGCCTGTCTCTTCGACACGGTGATTGCCTCCCTGTCGCACTGGCTGCAACCCTATCTCATCAGCGGCAAAGTTCCGCCGCGCCGCGGCACCTGGGGCAATGGCGGCATGCCCGCCGGTGTGTTCCGTTGTACCGATGGCGAGATCATGATCGTCAATGGCAATGACGGCCAGTTTCAGCGGACATGCGAAGTGCTCGGAGAGCCGGATCTGGCCAAGGATCCGCGCTTCCTGAAGAACAACGATCGTGTCCAGCATGGCAGGGAGATTATGGCCATCTTCGCCGGTCTTTTCCTGAAGCAACCCGTCGCCTATTGGCTGGAGCGTCTGGAGGCGGTCGGCGTACCATCCGGCCCGATCAACGATTTCGATCAGGTTTTCGCTGATCCTCATGTGAAGTCCCGCGGAATGCGGGTGAGCTCGAACCATCCCTTCGAGTCGGCCCTTCCGCTCATACGAAATCCGCTGATGTTTTCGGGCACGCCGGTTACCGAGTATCGCGCACCGCCGCTTCTCGGCTCCAATACGGACGAAATCCTGGCTGACATCGGCTATGACGGAGAACGGATCGGCGCGCTGAGGAAGATGGGCGTCGTCTAG
- a CDS encoding carbohydrate ABC transporter permease — translation MTDAIADTARTAPLKLEKDDHTEGMAYLESVPRRIVTLYIPLFIIVVILLFPFYWMALTAIKPDEQLIDMERFNPFWVVKPTFKHIQKLLFETNYPQWLWNTMYVAAAATFLSIVASVLAAYAIVRLRFRGAETVGALIFMAYLVPPSILFIPLASVIQAYGLFDSPLSLILVYPTLLIPFSTWLLMGYFKTIPFELEECALIDGASRWQILVKIIIPLAVPGLISAFIFSFTLCWNEFIYALTFLQSTQNKTVPVAIVNEFVDGDIYKWGSLMAGALVGSLPLVILYAFFVEHYVSAMTGAVKE, via the coding sequence ATGACTGATGCAATCGCAGATACCGCGCGCACGGCGCCGCTGAAGCTCGAGAAAGACGATCACACCGAGGGCATGGCCTATCTCGAATCCGTGCCACGCCGGATCGTCACGCTCTACATTCCGCTGTTCATCATCGTGGTGATCCTGCTGTTCCCGTTCTACTGGATGGCGCTCACCGCCATCAAACCGGACGAGCAGTTGATCGACATGGAGCGGTTCAATCCGTTCTGGGTGGTCAAGCCGACCTTCAAGCACATCCAGAAACTGCTGTTCGAGACCAATTATCCGCAGTGGCTCTGGAATACGATGTATGTGGCGGCGGCGGCGACCTTCCTGTCCATCGTCGCCAGCGTGCTGGCCGCCTATGCCATCGTGCGGCTACGCTTCCGTGGCGCCGAGACAGTGGGCGCGTTGATCTTCATGGCCTATCTGGTGCCGCCGTCGATCCTGTTCATTCCGCTGGCCTCGGTGATCCAGGCCTACGGCCTGTTCGACTCGCCGCTGTCGCTGATCCTGGTCTATCCGACGCTCTTGATCCCGTTCTCGACATGGCTGCTGATGGGCTACTTCAAGACCATCCCGTTCGAGCTGGAAGAATGCGCCCTGATCGACGGCGCCTCGCGCTGGCAGATCCTGGTCAAGATCATCATTCCACTGGCGGTGCCCGGCCTGATCTCGGCCTTCATCTTCTCCTTCACGCTGTGCTGGAACGAGTTCATCTATGCGCTGACCTTCCTGCAATCGACCCAGAACAAGACGGTGCCGGTGGCGATCGTCAACGAGTTCGTCGATGGCGACATTTACAAATGGGGCTCGCTGATGGCCGGCGCACTGGTCGGCTCATTGCCGCTGGTGATCCTGTATGCTTTCTTCGTCGAGCACTATGTTTCGGCAATGACCGGCGCCGTGAAAGAGTAG
- a CDS encoding RidA family protein — protein sequence MPEIDYKTILPDGWSRPRGFAHAVVCGGTRSVRISGQLGKKDGQGDVAASSDFGTQWRYAMENLVTVLKAAGGEPKQIVMLRAYVTDIEAFKSSGAAIGEAWGATLGKHFPAMTLVQVSALIDPHARVEIEGEAILP from the coding sequence ATGCCGGAGATCGACTACAAGACCATTTTGCCCGACGGCTGGAGCCGGCCCCGCGGTTTTGCGCATGCGGTGGTATGCGGTGGCACGCGCAGCGTCCGTATCTCCGGACAGCTCGGCAAGAAGGACGGACAGGGCGACGTCGCCGCGTCCTCGGATTTCGGCACGCAATGGCGTTACGCCATGGAAAACCTCGTTACCGTGCTGAAGGCCGCGGGCGGCGAGCCCAAGCAGATCGTGATGCTGCGCGCCTATGTCACCGATATCGAAGCCTTCAAGTCCTCCGGCGCCGCCATCGGCGAGGCCTGGGGCGCGACGCTCGGCAAGCATTTTCCGGCGATGACGCTGGTGCAGGTCTCCGCGCTGATCGATCCGCACGCACGTGTCGAGATCGAAGGCGAAGCGATCCTGCCGTAA
- a CDS encoding acetyl-CoA acetyltransferase, whose translation MTASIVGWAHMPFGKFDAETVESMVVRVATDAMADAGISASDVDEIVLGHFNAGFSPQDFTASLVLQADPALRFKPATRVENACATGSAAVHQGIKSIAAGTAKIVLVVGVEQMTKTPGPEIGKNLLRASYLPEDGETPAGFAGVFGGIAQKYFQKYGDQSDALAMIAAKNHANGVHNPYAQMRKDFGFEFCRSESDKNPFVAGPLKRTDCSLVSDGAAALVLTDAETAKTMGKAVNIKATGHAQDFLPMSKRDILAFEGCTVAWQKALKAAGVELGDLSFVETHDCFTVAELIEYEAMGLTPRGQGARAIKEGWTQKDGKLPVNPSGGLKAKGHPIGATGVSMHVLSAMQLLDQAPEGMQIKNAKLAGIFNMGGAAVANYVSILEPAK comes from the coding sequence ATGACTGCCAGCATCGTAGGCTGGGCGCATATGCCCTTCGGAAAATTCGACGCCGAGACCGTGGAGAGCATGGTGGTGCGCGTTGCCACGGACGCGATGGCCGATGCCGGCATCTCGGCATCCGATGTCGATGAAATCGTGCTCGGTCATTTCAATGCTGGCTTCTCGCCGCAGGACTTTACCGCCTCGCTGGTGCTGCAGGCGGATCCGGCGCTGCGCTTCAAGCCCGCCACCCGCGTCGAGAATGCCTGCGCCACCGGTTCCGCCGCCGTGCATCAGGGCATCAAGTCGATCGCCGCCGGCACCGCGAAGATCGTGCTGGTGGTCGGCGTCGAGCAGATGACGAAGACGCCGGGGCCCGAGATCGGCAAGAACCTGCTGCGCGCTTCATACCTCCCGGAAGACGGCGAGACACCGGCAGGCTTTGCCGGCGTGTTCGGCGGCATCGCGCAAAAATACTTCCAGAAATACGGCGACCAGTCCGACGCGCTGGCGATGATCGCTGCCAAGAACCACGCCAATGGCGTCCACAATCCGTATGCGCAGATGCGCAAGGACTTTGGCTTCGAATTCTGCCGTTCCGAGAGCGACAAGAACCCGTTCGTCGCCGGGCCCCTGAAGCGCACCGACTGCTCGCTGGTGTCGGACGGCGCCGCGGCGCTGGTGCTGACCGATGCAGAGACGGCGAAGACCATGGGCAAGGCGGTGAATATCAAGGCCACCGGCCATGCGCAGGACTTCCTGCCGATGTCCAAGCGCGACATCCTCGCATTCGAGGGGTGCACCGTGGCGTGGCAGAAGGCGCTGAAGGCGGCCGGCGTCGAACTCGGCGATCTCTCGTTCGTCGAGACCCATGACTGCTTCACCGTCGCCGAACTGATCGAATATGAAGCCATGGGCCTGACGCCGCGCGGGCAGGGCGCACGCGCCATCAAGGAAGGCTGGACCCAGAAGGACGGCAAGTTGCCGGTCAATCCGTCCGGCGGCCTCAAGGCCAAGGGCCATCCGATCGGCGCCACCGGCGTCTCCATGCATGTGCTGAGCGCCATGCAACTGCTGGATCAGGCGCCCGAGGGGATGCAGATCAAGAACGCAAAACTCGCCGGCATCTTCAATATGGGCGGTGCCGCGGTGGCGAATTACGTCTCGATCCTCGAGCCCGCGAAGTAA
- a CDS encoding sugar kinase — MRIASIGECMIELRQMPGGHLTRSFGGDTLNTSVYLARLGASVDYVTALGDDPLSDEMIAGWRDEGIGTERVLRLQGKLPGLYMIETNAAGERRFYHWRDASAVRGLMNRPETEALLAALARYDLIYLSAITLSLFDAAGRDRLIAALQHCRASGVRVAFDTNFRARGWPDLDLARKAFARAFAASDIVLASVEDLSVLYPDDGEDALLDRIYADELVLKLGTPASVVCMNGKATRVEAQPVTGTVVDTTAAGDSFAAAYLHARLNGSEPVAAAKAGHYLAGTVVCHPGAIIPRAAMPDMRGLTS; from the coding sequence ATGCGGATCGCCAGCATCGGCGAATGCATGATCGAGCTACGTCAGATGCCCGGCGGGCACCTGACGCGGTCCTTTGGCGGCGACACGCTCAATACGTCCGTCTATCTGGCGCGGCTGGGCGCCAGCGTCGACTACGTCACCGCGCTCGGCGACGATCCCCTCAGCGACGAAATGATCGCAGGCTGGCGGGACGAGGGGATCGGCACCGAACGCGTGCTACGCCTCCAGGGCAAGCTTCCCGGCCTTTACATGATCGAGACCAATGCAGCCGGTGAGCGCCGTTTCTATCACTGGCGCGATGCTTCGGCGGTGCGCGGGTTGATGAACCGCCCGGAGACGGAGGCGCTGCTGGCCGCCCTCGCCAGATACGACCTCATCTATCTCTCGGCCATCACGCTGTCGCTGTTCGATGCGGCCGGACGCGATCGCCTGATCGCAGCGCTTCAGCATTGTCGTGCCTCGGGTGTCCGCGTCGCCTTCGATACCAATTTTAGGGCCCGTGGCTGGCCCGATCTCGATTTGGCGCGTAAGGCATTCGCGCGGGCCTTTGCCGCGTCGGATATCGTGCTCGCTTCGGTCGAGGATTTGTCCGTGCTGTATCCGGATGACGGCGAGGACGCCTTGCTCGACCGGATCTATGCCGATGAGCTCGTGCTCAAGCTCGGGACGCCTGCGAGTGTCGTATGCATGAATGGCAAGGCGACGCGCGTCGAGGCGCAGCCGGTGACGGGCACGGTTGTCGATACCACAGCCGCGGGCGACAGTTTTGCGGCGGCCTATCTTCATGCGCGGCTGAACGGCTCCGAGCCGGTGGCCGCCGCAAAAGCTGGCCACTATCTTGCTGGCACGGTCGTCTGCCATCCCGGCGCGATCATCCCGCGCGCGGCGATGCCGGATATGAGAGGGCTAACATCATGA
- the eda gene encoding bifunctional 4-hydroxy-2-oxoglutarate aldolase/2-dehydro-3-deoxy-phosphogluconate aldolase has translation MTDIASRQDDLRKMLTAAKVIPVLTIERVTDAVPLAHALVAGGVHTLEITLRTAAAVEAAKAVIAEVPDAIVGIGTVLSAADFERAQKLGARFTVSPGATPALLEAAAKSDLPLLPGVATASEVMLARDYGFDTLKFFPAEQAGGRAMLRAWTGPFPDLRVCPTGGITEANAAEWLGEPHVLAVGGSWICPVASVRAGDWVGITAMCARTMKSLSPR, from the coding sequence ATGACCGATATTGCCAGCCGTCAGGACGATCTGCGCAAGATGCTGACTGCCGCGAAGGTCATTCCGGTGCTGACAATCGAACGTGTCACCGACGCCGTGCCGCTCGCGCATGCGCTGGTCGCAGGCGGCGTACACACGTTGGAGATCACGCTGCGCACAGCTGCGGCGGTCGAAGCAGCGAAAGCGGTGATCGCCGAAGTGCCCGACGCCATCGTCGGCATAGGCACGGTACTCTCCGCCGCCGATTTTGAACGGGCGCAGAAGCTCGGCGCGCGTTTCACCGTCAGCCCGGGAGCGACGCCGGCTTTGCTCGAAGCGGCAGCCAAAAGCGATCTTCCACTGTTGCCTGGCGTCGCCACAGCCTCCGAAGTCATGCTGGCCCGTGACTACGGTTTTGACACGCTCAAATTCTTCCCGGCCGAGCAGGCCGGCGGGCGCGCGATGCTGCGGGCATGGACGGGGCCTTTCCCCGATCTGCGGGTGTGTCCGACCGGCGGTATCACCGAGGCGAATGCGGCAGAATGGCTCGGCGAACCCCATGTGCTCGCGGTCGGCGGCTCCTGGATCTGCCCGGTGGCGTCCGTTCGGGCTGGGGACTGGGTGGGCATAACGGCCATGTGCGCGCGGACGATGAAAAGCCTGTCACCGCGCTGA
- the denD gene encoding D-erythronate dehydrogenase → MHILILGAAGMVGRKLAERLVKDGRLGNRDITRMTLQDVVAPQKPAGASIPIELVTSDFADPNTAAPLLTHKPEVIFHLAAIVSGEAEADFDKGYRINLDGTRYLIDAIRAVGGGYKPRLVFTSSIAVFGAPFPEKIGDEFFHTPLTSYGTQKSICEMLIADYTRKGLLDGIGIRLPTICVRPGAPNKAASGFFSNIIREPLAGKEAILPVSEDVRHWHASPRSAVGFLVHAGSMNLEAMGPRRNLSMPGMSVTVGEQIAALQRVAGKNVVGRIKRETDPIITGIVSGWPRDFDTARALSLGFTTAEKTFDDIIRIHIEDELGGKFVD, encoded by the coding sequence ATGCACATCCTCATTCTCGGCGCCGCCGGCATGGTCGGCCGCAAGCTTGCCGAACGTCTGGTGAAAGACGGCCGCCTCGGCAACCGCGACATCACTCGCATGACCCTGCAGGATGTGGTGGCGCCGCAGAAGCCCGCAGGTGCCTCGATCCCTATCGAGCTGGTGACGTCGGACTTCGCCGATCCCAACACCGCCGCGCCGTTGCTGACGCACAAGCCGGAAGTGATCTTCCATCTCGCGGCCATCGTATCGGGAGAGGCCGAGGCCGATTTCGACAAGGGCTATCGCATCAATCTCGATGGGACCCGCTATCTGATCGACGCCATCCGCGCTGTTGGCGGTGGCTACAAGCCACGTCTCGTCTTCACCTCGTCCATCGCCGTGTTTGGTGCCCCGTTCCCGGAGAAGATTGGCGACGAGTTCTTCCACACGCCGCTGACGTCCTACGGCACCCAGAAATCGATCTGTGAAATGCTGATCGCCGACTACACCCGCAAGGGGCTGCTCGACGGCATCGGCATCCGCCTGCCGACCATCTGCGTGCGCCCGGGCGCACCCAACAAGGCGGCTTCCGGCTTCTTCTCCAACATCATCCGCGAGCCGCTGGCTGGCAAGGAGGCGATCCTGCCGGTGTCCGAGGATGTCCGTCACTGGCATGCATCGCCGCGTTCCGCTGTCGGCTTTCTCGTCCATGCCGGCAGTATGAATCTCGAAGCGATGGGCCCACGGCGCAATCTCTCGATGCCCGGCATGTCCGTCACCGTCGGCGAGCAGATCGCGGCGCTGCAGCGTGTTGCCGGCAAGAACGTGGTCGGCCGCATCAAGCGCGAGACCGATCCGATCATCACCGGTATCGTCTCCGGCTGGCCGCGCGATTTCGACACTGCGCGGGCACTGAGCCTCGGCTTTACTACCGCCGAAAAGACCTTCGATGACATCATCCGCATCCATATCGAGGATGAACTCGGCGGAAAGTTCGTCGATTGA
- a CDS encoding ABC transporter ATP-binding protein, whose amino-acid sequence MASVQIHDVRKSFGGFEVLHGVSVPIEDGEFVVLVGPSGCGKSTLLRMLAGLEKITSGTISIGDRVVNDVQPKERDIAMVFQNYALYPHMTVAQNMGFSLKLRGARQSEIDEKVNRAADILDLKRLLDRYPRQLSGGQRQRVAMGRAIVRDPQVFLFDEPLSNLDAKLRVAMRAEIKELHQRLKTTTVYVTHDQIEAMTMADKIVVMQDGIVEQMGAPLELYDHPENKFVAGFIGSPAMNFLEGTLKVNGSAWVETANGAKLPLAGTPTTADGKTVTYGIRPEHLEFGDDGIEAEVVVVEPMGSETQVVARIGTQDIIAIFRDRRPVAPGDKIHLKPRANSAHLFDKETGKRVN is encoded by the coding sequence ATGGCGTCCGTGCAGATTCACGACGTGCGTAAGTCTTTTGGCGGTTTTGAAGTGCTTCATGGCGTGTCCGTCCCGATCGAGGACGGCGAGTTTGTGGTGCTGGTCGGCCCGTCCGGCTGCGGGAAATCCACCTTGCTGCGCATGCTTGCGGGTCTGGAAAAGATCACCTCGGGCACCATTTCCATCGGGGACCGCGTCGTGAACGATGTCCAGCCGAAGGAGCGCGACATCGCCATGGTGTTCCAGAACTACGCGCTCTATCCGCATATGACGGTTGCCCAGAATATGGGCTTTTCGCTGAAGCTGCGCGGCGCCAGGCAGAGCGAGATCGACGAGAAGGTCAATCGTGCGGCAGATATTCTCGATCTGAAGCGTCTGCTCGATCGTTATCCCCGGCAGCTGTCGGGCGGCCAGCGCCAGCGCGTCGCCATGGGCCGCGCCATCGTGCGCGATCCCCAGGTGTTCCTGTTCGACGAGCCGCTGTCGAACCTCGATGCAAAGCTCCGCGTCGCCATGCGCGCGGAAATCAAGGAGTTGCATCAGCGGCTCAAGACCACGACCGTTTACGTGACCCACGACCAGATCGAGGCCATGACCATGGCCGATAAAATTGTGGTGATGCAGGACGGCATCGTCGAGCAGATGGGCGCACCGCTCGAACTCTACGATCATCCCGAGAACAAGTTCGTGGCCGGCTTTATCGGATCGCCGGCGATGAACTTCCTCGAGGGGACCCTGAAGGTGAATGGCAGCGCCTGGGTTGAGACGGCCAATGGCGCCAAGCTGCCGCTCGCCGGCACGCCGACGACCGCCGATGGCAAGACCGTGACCTATGGCATCCGCCCCGAACATCTCGAATTCGGCGATGACGGCATCGAGGCCGAGGTGGTGGTGGTGGAGCCGATGGGCTCGGAGACGCAGGTGGTGGCGCGCATCGGCACCCAGGACATCATCGCGATCTTCAGGGATCGTCGTCCTGTCGCGCCCGGCGACAAGATCCACCTGAAGCCGCGCGCGAATTCCGCGCACCTGTTCGACAAGGAGACGGGCAAGCGCGTCAACTGA